GGAGTGTGAGCTGAACTCCGAGGGGATGGTGGTCTTTCCGGGGTTTATCGATGCGCATACTCATTCTGACATCGCCCTACTTGAGGAACCCGGAGCTGTTGCAAAAATCTCACAAGGTGTAACAACAGAAATATTGGGGAATTGTGGATTTTCTGTTGCCCCAATTATTAAAAGTGATACCATAAAATCGTTCCGTCAGTATTGTAAGCCAGTATTAGGTTTCCCAGAAAGACTATGGACATGGAGTTCATACTCCGAATATATAGATATGTTGAAAGAGGCTCACCCAGCCGTTAACTATGCGTCCCTCGTAGGTCATAGCACACTTCGATGTGCCGTAATGGGTTTTGAGAATCGGAGCCCAACTGTTTCTGAATTATCACAAATGAAAGCGCTTCTTGAGGAGGCTTTGCAGCAAGGTGCGTTTGGAATCTCAACAGGTTTAGCTTATACACCTGGAGCATATGCGGGTACCGAGGAACTAATTGAATTGTCACGGGTTGTTGCCAAGTACGGCGGTATCTATACAACACACTTGAGAAACCAGGGAGATATGCTTGTTGGTTCTGTTAAAGAAGCAATTGAGATTGGTGTTCAATCTGGGGTAGCAATTCATATATCGCATCACAAGGTGGCCGGGGAGAAAAACGCTGGGTTAGTTAATCGAACTTTGTCATTGCTTGATGAAACTTTTCGCCAGGGTATTAAGTCAAGTTCTGATATGTACCCGTATTTAGCGGGGAGCACAACTCTTGCATCTTTACTCCCACCCTGGTTGCTTGAAGGTGGAGTAGAGAATATGCTTAGTAGATTGCGAAATACGGAGACGAGGAAGATAGTAACTGCCAACTTTGAAAACGGAGTTTCAGGTTGGGAAAACCGTATTAATGCTATCGGATATCAAAATGTAGTAATTTGTTCACTTGAAAGCTTGGAAAACCGAAAGCTGCAAGGTATGGGGCTCGTTGAAATAGCAAAATTAAGGCATGAATCGGAACTAGAATGTATGTTTAATCTATTACTAGAGGAGAATGGAGATGTTGGTGTAATTCTCAAAAATTCAACCGAAGTAGATTTACAAACAGTATTAAAACATTCACGTACTGTTGTCGGGTCAGATGGATTATATAGCGGGGACCATCCCCATCCACGATTGTTTGGAACATTTCCAAGAATGATAAGACGTTATGTAAATGAACGGCCTATTCTTTCATTGACGGAAGCTATCCGAAAAATGACTGGATTAACAGCTGAACTCTTCAATCTTAGTAAGGTAGGTAAACTACAAAAAGGGTTTCGTGCCGATATTGTAGTATTTGACCCTAAGAAAATAAAGGATAATGCAACGTTTGATTATCCCTGTTTGATGGCCGATGGAATTCATCACGTGTTAGTTGGTGGGTGTTTTGCCCTAAAAGACGGGCAAGTAACTGGTCTACGCAACGGAAATTTTTTAGCTCATTCCGTCTTAGGTAGCAAGGCTGCTAATAGTAAGGACTAACTTAGTTTTCGAATATAAAAATTCAAGAAAAGACTAATAAATCATTAAACTGCACTCCATCAAGTAGACGGTGAAAAAGCAAAGAAATTTAGGCAGCCTTGGTCAGAACTTTCATCGGACTGAGGCTGTTTGATTCCGCTTGTAATCGTTTGTAGTTTGAAAGTGTATGTAGCCAAATCATCAATGGCCTTGTCGCTTCAAAAGTAGGGCATTGATGCAGATTGTATTTCTTGCACTGTAGTGAACTCGAACCCTTACATGGTTCAGTTGTTAATGCATTTGCAAACGAGTGGCAAGCTTTTGCCATATCATTAGATACTAATTACCTCTTAAATCTTCTCGAGGTATTGAAAACCTCTGTCACTGTACGGCACAGGCTTACTGCGTTAGCTGATTGAAACTCACTAAATGGTTTTAATCAGCGGTAATGGGTGGGCGGCTTCAAGTTGAGGAAGTGAATTTAGCTGCGTCAAAGGCGAATGAAGTTCTTGTAAAAATAGGAGCAACTGTAGTATGCCATAGTGACTTGAACGCCCTTCACGATGAAACGACCCCAATCCCTACCATTCTCGGACACGAAGGGGCCGGAGTGGTTGTTGAAGTTGGCGAGAATGTCCAGACTGTTAAACCTGGCGACAAGGTCGCTTTAAGTTGGGTCCCATTCTGTGGAACATGTGAGTTCTGTAAAGCAGGTCAGGTAAATCTTTGCGAATCTGCTTTCGGCCCAATGTTTGCAGGCACACTCCTTGATGGTACAACCCGGTTAAGCCGAAATGGGGAAATACTCTACCATAACTCCCTTCTTTCCACATTTGCAGAGTATACGGTTGTTCCGGAGATGAGCTGTGTTCAGATTCCAGGCGATATGCCTTTGGCTCAGGCTTCCTTGATAGGCTGTGGCGTGGCGGACCGGTTTTGGGGCCGCTGTTCGAGCAGCAAAGGTAACTCCGGGCTCGACTGTCGCAGTTTTCGGCATCGGGGGAGTCGGAGTTAATGCCATCCAAGGTGCCCGTATTGCCGGTGCATCGAAGATTATTGCGTGTGATCTCAAACCGCAAAACCTGGACATTGTAAAAACCTTTGGTGCAACACACACAGTAAATGTTGGTGACGGAGATACCGTAGAAGCCCTTAAGGATTTGACGGGTGGGTTCGGCGTTCATTTTGCAATTGACTGCACAGGCAATACCAACGCAGCATCAACCGCTTGGCAAGGGACAAGAAGAGGAGGAACAACAGTTGTCATTGGTGCGTTTAATCCAAAGAAAGAACTAGTCCTCCCAGCAGGCGGATTTCATCGAGTGGGAAAGACATTAAAAGGCAGTTTTTATGGAGATGTCCATCCATTTCGGGATTTCCCCATCATTGCGCAACTGTATCTGGATGGGAAATTCCAGTTGGATGAGCTTGTGCTTTCAAGAATCGGACTGGATCAAATAAATGATGCCTTTGACAGTTTCCATGATTCAGTATCCATAAACGTCGGACGTACAGTAGTAGAGTTTTAATATTGTAGTGTTAGGCTTCACACATTTATGTGGATCTGACTGTTAAAAAAACCCTGTTTCATAAAATGGGAATAGGGAACTAAGAAATTGATCCTCTAGAATTACATCTAAGGGGCTTTTACCAACTGACGAGACATATTTTTGACTTTATAAATGAATGTGAAAATCCTCCCTTTTAATAAAGGAAGACTATCTCGGCTATCCGGGGCTCTACATATT
Above is a window of Fodinisporobacter ferrooxydans DNA encoding:
- a CDS encoding N-acyl-D-amino-acid deacylase family protein produces the protein MIDLVIRNGLIVDGMGNPAFVGDISIHNGHIVNIGVADEQGECELNSEGMVVFPGFIDAHTHSDIALLEEPGAVAKISQGVTTEILGNCGFSVAPIIKSDTIKSFRQYCKPVLGFPERLWTWSSYSEYIDMLKEAHPAVNYASLVGHSTLRCAVMGFENRSPTVSELSQMKALLEEALQQGAFGISTGLAYTPGAYAGTEELIELSRVVAKYGGIYTTHLRNQGDMLVGSVKEAIEIGVQSGVAIHISHHKVAGEKNAGLVNRTLSLLDETFRQGIKSSSDMYPYLAGSTTLASLLPPWLLEGGVENMLSRLRNTETRKIVTANFENGVSGWENRINAIGYQNVVICSLESLENRKLQGMGLVEIAKLRHESELECMFNLLLEENGDVGVILKNSTEVDLQTVLKHSRTVVGSDGLYSGDHPHPRLFGTFPRMIRRYVNERPILSLTEAIRKMTGLTAELFNLSKVGKLQKGFRADIVVFDPKKIKDNATFDYPCLMADGIHHVLVGGCFALKDGQVTGLRNGNFLAHSVLGSKAANSKD
- a CDS encoding alcohol dehydrogenase catalytic domain-containing protein; the protein is MGGRLQVEEVNLAASKANEVLVKIGATVVCHSDLNALHDETTPIPTILGHEGAGVVVEVGENVQTVKPGDKVALSWVPFCGTCEFCKAGQVNLCESAFGPMFAGTLLDGTTRLSRNGEILYHNSLLSTFAEYTVVPEMSCVQIPGDMPLAQASLIGCGVADRFWGRCSSSKGNSGLDCRSFRHRGSRS
- a CDS encoding zinc-binding dehydrogenase, whose protein sequence is MAWRTGFGAAVRAAKVTPGSTVAVFGIGGVGVNAIQGARIAGASKIIACDLKPQNLDIVKTFGATHTVNVGDGDTVEALKDLTGGFGVHFAIDCTGNTNAASTAWQGTRRGGTTVVIGAFNPKKELVLPAGGFHRVGKTLKGSFYGDVHPFRDFPIIAQLYLDGKFQLDELVLSRIGLDQINDAFDSFHDSVSINVGRTVVEF